From the Priestia koreensis genome, one window contains:
- the ptsP gene encoding phosphoenolpyruvate--protein phosphotransferase: MTKNIKGIAASSGIAIAKAFRLENPVLTVEKTSVADVNQEVSRFDQAVSKAKSELEVIQEHARKELGQDKADIFAAHLLVLSDPELINPIKDKITSESVNAESALDEVSGMFITMFESMDNEYMKERAADIRDVTKRVLSHLLGVTISNPSLISEEVVVIAEDLTPSDTAQLNRKFVKGFTTDIGGRTSHSAIMARSMEIPAVVGTKTVMADIQNGDLVIVDGLDGDVIVNPTEDVVKSYEDKKAAYEVQKAEWAKLVNERTVSADDHHVELAANIGTPEDVKGVLENGGEAVGLYRTEFLYMGRDTLPTEDEQFDAYKTVLERMEGKPVVVRTLDIGGDKELPYLDLPKEMNPFLGFRAIRLCLEMQDMFRTQLRALLRASSYGNLKVMFPMIATVDEFRQAKAILLEEKAKLQEQGVTVSENIEVGMMVEIPSSAVMADQFAKEVDFFSIGTNDLIQYTMAADRMNERVSYLYQPYNPAILRLVHMVILAAHKEGKWVGMCGEMAGDEIAIPILLGLGLDEFSMSASSILKARSQIRHLSKGEIEQHVDKILAMSTTTEVVDYVKATFHIG; encoded by the coding sequence ATGACTAAAAACATCAAAGGCATTGCCGCTTCTAGCGGCATTGCCATTGCTAAAGCATTTCGCCTAGAAAATCCAGTACTAACCGTTGAAAAAACATCAGTAGCGGATGTTAATCAAGAAGTTTCTCGTTTTGACCAAGCTGTTTCCAAAGCAAAATCAGAATTAGAAGTAATTCAAGAGCACGCACGAAAAGAACTAGGACAGGATAAAGCAGATATTTTTGCTGCTCACCTTCTAGTTTTAAGTGATCCTGAACTGATCAATCCAATTAAAGATAAAATCACATCTGAAAGCGTAAACGCAGAATCTGCATTAGACGAAGTGTCTGGTATGTTCATCACTATGTTTGAGTCTATGGACAATGAATATATGAAAGAACGTGCAGCAGATATCCGTGACGTAACGAAACGTGTATTATCTCATTTATTGGGCGTAACGATTTCAAACCCTAGTCTTATTTCAGAAGAGGTAGTTGTGATTGCAGAAGACTTAACGCCTTCTGATACAGCACAATTAAATCGTAAATTTGTAAAAGGGTTTACAACTGATATTGGTGGACGTACGTCTCACTCAGCAATCATGGCTCGTTCAATGGAAATTCCAGCGGTTGTTGGAACGAAAACGGTTATGGCTGACATCCAAAACGGTGATCTTGTCATCGTTGATGGGTTAGATGGAGATGTTATTGTTAACCCAACGGAAGACGTTGTGAAATCATACGAAGATAAAAAAGCTGCGTATGAAGTTCAAAAAGCGGAGTGGGCGAAGCTTGTAAACGAACGTACAGTTTCAGCAGATGACCACCACGTAGAACTTGCTGCTAATATCGGTACACCTGAAGATGTAAAAGGTGTATTAGAAAACGGCGGAGAAGCAGTTGGCTTATACCGCACAGAATTCTTATACATGGGCCGCGATACGCTTCCAACGGAAGATGAGCAGTTCGATGCGTATAAGACAGTTCTTGAGCGTATGGAAGGAAAACCGGTTGTTGTTCGTACACTAGATATTGGTGGAGACAAAGAGCTTCCGTACTTAGATCTTCCAAAAGAAATGAACCCATTCCTAGGCTTCCGTGCAATTCGCCTATGCCTAGAAATGCAAGATATGTTCCGTACACAGCTTCGTGCGTTATTACGTGCTAGCAGCTACGGTAACTTAAAAGTAATGTTCCCGATGATCGCAACAGTCGACGAGTTCCGTCAGGCAAAAGCGATTTTACTAGAAGAAAAAGCAAAACTTCAAGAGCAAGGTGTAACAGTATCTGAAAACATTGAAGTAGGGATGATGGTTGAAATTCCATCTTCTGCAGTGATGGCAGATCAGTTTGCAAAAGAAGTGGACTTCTTCTCAATCGGAACAAATGACTTAATTCAATACACAATGGCTGCGGATCGTATGAATGAGCGCGTATCTTATTTATACCAACCGTACAACCCAGCAATCCTTCGTTTAGTGCATATGGTTATTCTAGCTGCACATAAAGAAGGCAAATGGGTTGGCATGTGTGGAGAGATGGCTGGAGACGAAATCGCAATTCCAATTCTACTTGGTCTTGGACTAGATGAGTTCTCTATGAGCGCATCATCTATTCTAAAAGCACGTTCTCAAATCCGTCATCTATCTAAAGGTGAAATTGAGCAACATGTTGACAAAATTCTTGCAATGTCTACAACAACTGAAGTAGTAGACTACGTAAAAGCTACGTTCCACATTGGATAA
- a CDS encoding IDEAL domain-containing protein, producing MSYYRKNANDFSRKDLYTQREIQYQKTANDLLDHLSYVFNKERLTFLIDDALDKGDKETFIRLTNEYKKLEEA from the coding sequence ATGAGCTACTACAGAAAAAACGCGAATGACTTTTCCCGAAAGGATTTATATACACAAAGAGAGATTCAATACCAAAAAACAGCGAACGATTTACTAGATCATTTAAGCTACGTTTTCAATAAGGAACGCCTAACCTTTTTAATTGATGACGCATTAGATAAAGGCGATAAAGAAACGTTCATTCGATTAACAAACGAGTATAAAAAATTAGAAGAAGCGTAA
- a CDS encoding NAD(P)-dependent oxidoreductase: MTGKQTVGFIGTGVMGKSMASHLMNAGHDVHVYTRTKEKAVELIESGAVWCETPKEVAQSSDVIITMVGYPSDVEEIYLGENGLLAHAKKGTYFIDMTTSKPSLAVQIHEKANEQGMYSLDAPVSGGDVGAREATLTIMVGGDEEAFQACKPILELLGSNVILQGDAGAGQHTKMCNQIAIASNMMGVSEAIVYAEKAGLNPESVLKSISSGAAGSWSLSNLAPRMIKGDFEPGFYIKHFIKDMGIALEEAEAMNMNVPGLQQAKKLYDSLASRGKGDKGTQALYELYK, from the coding sequence ATGACAGGCAAACAAACGGTTGGATTTATCGGCACGGGGGTAATGGGGAAAAGCATGGCGTCTCATTTAATGAATGCAGGACATGACGTACATGTATACACAAGAACAAAAGAAAAGGCAGTAGAATTAATTGAGAGCGGTGCGGTGTGGTGCGAAACGCCGAAAGAAGTGGCACAAAGTAGTGACGTCATTATTACAATGGTTGGTTATCCATCAGATGTAGAAGAAATATACTTAGGTGAAAATGGATTACTCGCTCATGCCAAAAAGGGTACATATTTTATTGATATGACAACGTCTAAACCGTCTCTTGCGGTTCAAATTCATGAAAAAGCAAATGAACAAGGCATGTATTCATTAGATGCACCTGTTTCCGGAGGAGACGTAGGCGCAAGAGAAGCAACGCTTACGATTATGGTAGGAGGAGACGAGGAGGCATTCCAAGCGTGCAAACCGATTTTGGAGTTGCTCGGCAGTAACGTCATTTTACAAGGTGATGCAGGGGCAGGTCAGCATACGAAAATGTGCAATCAAATTGCGATCGCCTCTAATATGATGGGAGTAAGTGAAGCAATCGTTTATGCTGAAAAAGCAGGGTTAAATCCTGAATCTGTTCTGAAGTCTATTTCATCTGGGGCAGCAGGAAGCTGGTCACTTAGCAATTTAGCTCCTCGTATGATTAAAGGGGATTTTGAGCCAGGCTTTTACATTAAACATTTCATTAAAGACATGGGAATTGCTTTAGAAGAGGCAGAAGCCATGAACATGAACGTTCCAGGTCTACAGCAGGCTAAAAAACTATATGATTCGCTTGCATCACGAGGCAAGGGAGACAAAGGTACGCAAGCATTGTATGAGTTATATAAATAA
- the corA gene encoding magnesium/cobalt transporter CorA: MIRTCALTTAGVIKYDLSLRSLKKPDIVWYWVDFDQPSNEESQLLSKHFRFHPLAIEDCLEFVQRPKMDFFDKYVFIVMHYLNQKTLSPEEVDVFVGSNYIVTFHKKSVRGLNNTWARVRKDTALQQGPMTILHAVMDQLVDDYFPPIYRIEDRLNEIEEDTDSDSSVSDIMDEVFDIRSDLSKMRRTVLPMRDLLYRILNSERIAHVNDQKIYFQDIYDHLLKITELIEANREFTSDIRDNYISINSDRMNSIMMTLTVITTIFMPLSFIAGLYGMNFTNMPELRGHYNYFIVLAVMVLISIGMTLWFKKKGWFRFSKRSKL, from the coding sequence ATGATTAGAACATGTGCGTTAACAACAGCTGGTGTAATTAAATACGATCTATCACTTCGTTCCTTGAAAAAGCCTGACATTGTTTGGTACTGGGTAGATTTTGATCAGCCGTCTAACGAGGAATCTCAGCTTTTAAGTAAACATTTCCGCTTTCATCCGTTAGCCATTGAGGACTGTTTAGAATTTGTACAGCGTCCTAAAATGGATTTTTTTGATAAGTATGTGTTTATTGTGATGCACTATTTGAATCAAAAAACGCTATCACCGGAAGAGGTAGATGTGTTCGTTGGCAGCAACTACATCGTTACCTTTCATAAAAAGTCGGTTCGGGGACTAAACAATACGTGGGCACGTGTTCGAAAGGATACAGCCCTTCAGCAAGGTCCCATGACGATCCTGCATGCGGTAATGGATCAGCTAGTAGATGACTATTTTCCGCCCATCTACCGAATTGAAGACCGGTTAAACGAAATTGAGGAAGATACGGACTCTGATTCATCCGTATCAGATATTATGGATGAAGTATTTGATATTCGAAGTGATTTGTCTAAGATGCGTCGAACGGTTTTGCCGATGCGTGATTTGCTTTATCGAATTCTAAATTCAGAGCGCATTGCGCACGTAAACGATCAGAAAATCTATTTTCAAGATATTTATGATCATCTCTTGAAAATCACGGAGCTTATTGAAGCGAATCGAGAGTTTACTTCGGATATTCGAGATAACTATATTTCGATCAACTCGGATCGAATGAACTCAATTATGATGACTCTTACGGTAATTACAACGATCTTTATGCCACTATCTTTTATAGCTGGGCTTTATGGAATGAACTTTACAAATATGCCTGAGCTACGCGGTCACTACAATTACTTTATTGTGCTCGCCGTGATGGTTCTTATCTCCATCGGAATGACGCTTTGGTTTAAGAAGAAGGGGTGGTTCCGTTTTAGCAAGCGATCAAAGCTATAA
- a CDS encoding CidA/LrgA family protein has product MKTLFTLFFQIILLTGIFMVGQEFVRWLHLPVPGSVVGLFLLLILLQTKVIKLKWIEKGGNLLVAELLLFFIPATVGLMNYTDVLKNYGWQILLIILISTALVMASTGMIAELIFKRKGDSTT; this is encoded by the coding sequence TTGAAAACGTTATTCACATTATTTTTTCAAATCATTTTACTAACCGGAATTTTTATGGTTGGTCAAGAGTTCGTTCGCTGGCTTCATCTACCTGTTCCCGGAAGCGTCGTTGGTCTCTTTTTACTGCTGATCTTACTGCAAACAAAAGTCATCAAGTTAAAATGGATTGAAAAAGGTGGTAATTTGCTTGTTGCTGAGCTATTGCTTTTCTTTATTCCAGCAACAGTTGGTTTAATGAATTATACCGATGTATTAAAAAACTACGGCTGGCAAATTCTCTTGATTATCCTCATTAGTACAGCGCTTGTTATGGCGAGTACAGGAATGATAGCCGAATTGATTTTCAAACGTAAGGGAGATAGTACAACATGA
- a CDS encoding LysR family transcriptional regulator, protein MDIRQLQYFTEVARQKSFTKAADVLHVSQPSLSKMVKVLEDELGVTLIDRSARRIQLTDAGDIVYHQAENVLSSLRDLSNSLYDLMHIQKGRIKIGIPPIIGSLFFPHIMKSFRQTYPDISIRMIEFGAKRMERIVEEGEVDIGVVLLPVNEELFRTIPFAREKLQVALPKDHHLAQHKKIAFHELKDESFILFHEDFSMHEMIYRECVQAGFKPTIAYQSTQWDFIAEMVAASMGIALFPQSICQKLDRDQIQVVDLENSIPWDLAIIIRKDRYVSFATNAFIEHIKSVI, encoded by the coding sequence ATGGATATTCGACAGTTGCAATATTTCACAGAAGTGGCTCGTCAAAAAAGCTTTACGAAGGCGGCAGACGTTCTGCACGTTTCGCAGCCATCCTTAAGTAAAATGGTAAAAGTATTAGAAGATGAATTAGGCGTTACTTTAATTGACCGTTCGGCTCGACGCATTCAATTAACCGATGCTGGAGACATCGTCTATCATCAGGCAGAGAACGTTTTATCATCACTAAGAGACTTATCAAATTCTCTCTATGATCTCATGCATATTCAAAAAGGACGAATCAAGATCGGCATTCCCCCTATTATAGGATCGTTGTTTTTCCCGCACATTATGAAATCATTTCGACAAACATATCCAGATATTTCGATTCGGATGATTGAATTTGGTGCCAAACGAATGGAGAGGATTGTAGAGGAAGGAGAAGTAGATATCGGTGTTGTACTCTTACCTGTTAATGAGGAGTTATTTCGAACGATCCCGTTTGCGCGAGAAAAATTACAGGTCGCACTACCAAAGGATCACCATCTTGCACAGCATAAAAAAATCGCCTTTCATGAGCTAAAGGACGAATCGTTTATTTTATTTCATGAAGACTTTTCCATGCATGAAATGATTTATCGAGAATGTGTACAGGCAGGATTTAAGCCTACAATCGCTTATCAAAGTACACAGTGGGACTTTATTGCGGAAATGGTAGCAGCAAGCATGGGGATCGCATTGTTTCCACAGTCAATCTGTCAGAAGCTTGATCGTGATCAAATTCAGGTAGTGGATTTAGAAAACTCTATTCCTTGGGACCTTGCGATTATCATTCGAAAGGATCGCTACGTCTCATTTGCAACAAACGCCTTTATTGAGCATATTAAATCCGTTATTTAA
- a CDS encoding nitroreductase family protein, protein MSKDFFEVVSSRTSIREYDPSKKPSKQDLTEILEATVKSPSAWNLQHWHFMVITDSNALERLLPIAYNQRQVVDSGAVIAVLGDLEANKNVDDVYNPLVEAGHMTSEVKDILAGQINGAYQNGVFARDAAYSNSSLAAMTLMHAAKAKGFDTCAMGGFNAQKFVEEFKVEDRFVPVMLLSVGTAAKEAHASDRLPLDQVTTWI, encoded by the coding sequence ATGTCAAAAGATTTTTTCGAAGTCGTAAGCTCTCGTACATCTATTCGTGAATATGATCCATCTAAAAAACCGAGCAAACAAGATTTAACAGAAATTTTAGAAGCAACTGTGAAGTCTCCATCTGCGTGGAACCTACAACACTGGCACTTCATGGTCATTACAGATTCTAACGCTTTAGAGCGTCTTCTTCCAATCGCTTATAACCAACGTCAAGTCGTTGATTCTGGTGCTGTAATCGCTGTATTAGGTGATTTAGAAGCAAACAAAAACGTAGACGACGTATACAATCCACTTGTAGAAGCAGGACACATGACAAGCGAAGTTAAAGACATCCTTGCTGGTCAAATTAACGGCGCATACCAAAACGGCGTATTTGCTCGCGATGCAGCATACAGCAATTCTTCTCTAGCTGCTATGACGCTTATGCACGCTGCGAAAGCAAAAGGTTTTGACACATGTGCAATGGGTGGATTCAACGCTCAAAAATTCGTTGAAGAGTTTAAAGTTGAAGATCGTTTTGTTCCCGTTATGCTACTTTCTGTTGGAACAGCAGCAAAAGAAGCGCATGCTAGCGATCGTTTGCCATTAGATCAAGTAACAACTTGGATCTAA
- a CDS encoding aminotransferase A, with protein MEHLVNNRVKQLQISGIRTFFNMVSQYEDVLSLTIGQPDFLTPDHVKEAGKQAIDQNLTSYTHNAGTIELRKAASQFIQQKYNLTYNPENEVIVTVGASQAIDIAFRTILDEGSEVILPGPVYPGYEPLIRLAGATPIHVDTTENGFRLTADLIEPYLTEETRCIVLPYPSNPTGVTLSSEELHDIAALLEDRDIFVLSDEIYSELVFNGTHTSIATIPSMREKTIVINGLSKSHSMTGWRIGLLFAPSYLSQHILKVHQYNVSCASSVSQAAALEALTNGQEDPLYMKEAYMERMNYVYDRLVKMGFEVEKPTGAFYIFPSIRKFNLSSFDFALMLVKEAGVALVPGSAFSALGEGYVRLSYAYSMELLKEALDRIERFLKTKNLLP; from the coding sequence ATGGAACATTTAGTGAATAACCGAGTGAAACAGCTACAAATCTCAGGCATTCGTACCTTTTTTAATATGGTCTCTCAATATGAGGATGTCTTATCATTAACAATCGGACAGCCTGATTTTTTAACGCCAGATCATGTAAAAGAAGCAGGAAAACAGGCCATTGATCAAAACCTAACTTCTTATACACATAATGCTGGAACGATTGAACTGCGAAAAGCAGCGTCTCAGTTTATTCAACAAAAATACAACCTTACATACAATCCAGAAAATGAAGTTATTGTGACAGTTGGAGCAAGCCAAGCGATTGACATTGCTTTTCGAACCATTCTGGATGAAGGATCTGAAGTCATTTTACCAGGACCTGTATATCCTGGATATGAGCCGCTTATACGTCTAGCAGGAGCGACCCCTATTCATGTTGACACAACGGAAAATGGATTTCGCCTGACAGCTGACTTAATTGAGCCTTATTTAACAGAGGAAACGCGCTGTATCGTGTTACCATACCCATCAAATCCGACGGGCGTGACGCTCTCAAGCGAAGAGCTTCACGATATTGCGGCGCTATTAGAAGATCGAGATATATTTGTTCTATCAGATGAAATCTATAGCGAGCTTGTATTTAACGGCACTCATACATCCATCGCCACGATTCCATCTATGAGAGAGAAAACGATTGTCATTAATGGCTTATCCAAGTCTCATTCAATGACAGGATGGCGTATTGGTCTATTATTTGCGCCCTCTTATTTATCACAGCATATCTTAAAGGTTCATCAGTACAATGTAAGCTGTGCGTCATCTGTTTCTCAAGCGGCTGCATTAGAGGCGTTAACGAATGGCCAAGAAGATCCTCTTTATATGAAAGAGGCGTACATGGAGCGCATGAATTATGTGTATGACCGCCTTGTTAAAATGGGCTTTGAGGTTGAAAAACCTACGGGAGCGTTTTATATCTTTCCATCCATCCGTAAATTTAACCTCTCTTCGTTCGATTTTGCACTTATGCTCGTAAAAGAAGCGGGTGTTGCACTAGTACCAGGTAGCGCATTTTCAGCGCTCGGTGAAGGATATGTACGCTTATCTTACGCTTACTCGATGGAACTACTAAAGGAAGCGTTGGATCGTATAGAACGCTTTTTAAAAACGAAAAACCTTTTACCATGA
- a CDS encoding GNAT family N-acetyltransferase, which translates to MYQKKCYVFDQKTPRIAIIRNYTPSDFSSLIRVQQEAFPPPFPSELWWSEEQLHEHVTRFPEGALCAEIDGTICGSITGLRVKTDDHPHTWSEITSDGFITNHTNSGQTLYIVDICVSPAYRKLGIGKLLMSSMYEVVVQLKIDRLLGGGRIPHYHRYQHELSPEQYLDGIRSGRIADPVITFLMRCGRTPVGIVPHYIEDEESLHHAVLMEWKNPFLST; encoded by the coding sequence ATGTATCAGAAAAAATGCTACGTATTTGATCAAAAAACACCTCGTATAGCTATCATTCGGAATTATACACCCTCAGATTTCTCATCTCTCATTCGTGTTCAACAAGAAGCCTTTCCTCCCCCTTTTCCGTCAGAATTATGGTGGTCAGAGGAACAGTTACACGAACACGTCACTCGCTTCCCAGAAGGCGCATTATGTGCCGAAATAGACGGCACAATTTGTGGATCGATTACAGGTCTACGTGTGAAAACTGATGATCACCCTCACACCTGGTCAGAAATTACCTCGGATGGTTTTATTACTAATCACACCAACAGTGGCCAAACCCTGTATATTGTCGACATTTGCGTATCACCAGCATATCGCAAGCTAGGCATTGGAAAACTGCTTATGTCGTCTATGTATGAAGTCGTTGTCCAGTTGAAAATAGATCGGCTCCTAGGAGGCGGACGAATACCTCACTATCACCGATATCAACATGAATTATCTCCTGAGCAATACTTAGATGGCATTCGATCAGGGCGTATTGCCGATCCGGTCATTACCTTTCTAATGCGCTGTGGACGCACCCCTGTAGGAATTGTTCCCCACTACATTGAAGACGAAGAATCGCTTCATCATGCTGTGTTAATGGAATGGAAAAATCCATTTTTATCCACATAA
- a CDS encoding LrgB family protein yields the protein MISLLAIVLTLIIYVMAKRLYVRFKWIVFSPIILTPLVIMFILKGTHISYDSYKNNVSIINLLLGPATVAFAIPMYKSFHLLKKYRMEIILSVTAGTVIAVCSSLLLAILFHLQDFLVHSIVPRSITTPIAMDVSKTLGGDPSVTVLFVILTGIAGATIGPILIRFLALRSSIAKGLLMGVAAHGTGTAKAFEFGQLEGTFSSLAMISTAIITIILSQTFIPLLFHIL from the coding sequence ATGATTTCACTACTAGCCATTGTGCTTACACTTATTATTTATGTGATGGCTAAACGACTATACGTCCGCTTCAAATGGATTGTTTTTTCACCCATCATTCTCACACCATTGGTGATTATGTTTATTTTGAAAGGAACCCATATTTCATATGACTCCTACAAGAATAACGTTTCCATTATTAATTTATTGCTCGGGCCCGCAACGGTAGCATTCGCGATCCCTATGTATAAGTCGTTTCATCTGTTGAAGAAATATCGAATGGAAATTATTTTGAGCGTAACCGCAGGAACAGTAATTGCCGTATGTTCATCGCTTTTACTTGCCATTTTATTTCATCTACAGGATTTCCTCGTTCACAGCATTGTCCCGCGTTCGATTACGACCCCTATCGCAATGGATGTTTCGAAAACGCTTGGCGGTGATCCGAGCGTAACTGTTTTATTCGTCATCTTAACAGGTATTGCCGGTGCCACCATTGGACCGATTTTAATCCGCTTTTTAGCGCTTCGCTCCTCGATTGCAAAAGGACTGCTTATGGGCGTTGCAGCACACGGAACGGGAACAGCAAAGGCCTTTGAGTTTGGACAGCTAGAAGGTACCTTCTCAAGCCTTGCGATGATCAGTACAGCCATCATAACCATTATTTTATCGCAAACCTTTATTCCTCTCTTATTTCACATACTATAA
- a CDS encoding peptide ABC transporter permease, with translation MSKVDTLRDIVYINGNLHEQYFITHGIEFREFFHSIPTPLANVLLLKHGYEESDYDFGVHLDYVENEQLPRLVEEDVSKYGDFCWVDFDEPSSFELLHDEDLAALLYLGHYKKPLRTAFSHKLNNQFVYLSSEDGWFNKTYYRNIYDMNHIVSRVIPMKLSVTKQSRFTFLKKKLEYPPVPLVLVNTLLTLANDGLVVDLKQVQQTRKDIQIPIFTIGKYIDMEEMLHDLEESSHKGSFQATLVLNKKDLEWELIEM, from the coding sequence TTGAGTAAAGTAGATACGCTGCGAGACATTGTTTACATAAACGGAAATTTGCATGAGCAATATTTCATTACACACGGAATTGAATTTCGCGAATTTTTTCATTCGATCCCTACTCCGTTAGCAAATGTCCTGCTTCTTAAACATGGTTATGAGGAAAGTGACTATGATTTTGGCGTTCATTTAGATTATGTAGAAAATGAACAGCTTCCTCGCTTAGTAGAAGAAGATGTTAGTAAGTACGGTGATTTTTGCTGGGTTGATTTTGATGAACCATCATCTTTTGAACTATTGCACGATGAGGACTTGGCTGCATTACTTTACTTAGGGCACTATAAAAAACCACTACGTACAGCATTTAGTCACAAGTTAAATAACCAATTCGTTTATTTGAGCAGTGAAGACGGATGGTTTAATAAAACGTACTATCGAAATATTTATGATATGAATCACATTGTGAGTCGTGTGATTCCGATGAAGCTGTCTGTGACAAAGCAGTCTCGCTTCACTTTTTTAAAAAAGAAATTGGAGTATCCGCCGGTCCCACTCGTACTAGTAAACACGTTGCTTACGCTTGCGAATGATGGACTAGTAGTGGATTTGAAGCAAGTACAGCAGACACGAAAAGATATTCAAATTCCGATTTTTACGATCGGTAAATATATTGACATGGAAGAAATGCTGCATGATCTTGAAGAATCGTCTCATAAAGGAAGCTTTCAAGCTACGCTTGTGCTAAATAAGAAAGATCTAGAATGGGAACTGATTGAAATGTAA
- a CDS encoding MFS transporter, with amino-acid sequence MSKLEKNMLPSKKKFITLPVYLTLPIVSWALYDFANTIFSSNISTIFFPFYLEETVGSSEAMKQLASTFISYANALASVFLVIFSPLYGTMIDRTKRKKKPLVYFALGSIICTFGMGVAAYQKQWDHATTLPLSLILVVILFVLAKFFFQSSLVFYDSMMPDLGSKEQMPLISGFGVAIGYFGTLVGLSVYFFVGDHDFHRAFIPTAILYLLFSLPIIFLVKEPPQHVDVKEKQSFFSGYKEIYQTFQEMRAFRSIFLFMITYFFINDAIATAIAMMAVYAKAVIGFTTSGFILLYLISTVASIIGAFVFGYVVKKFTSRHAVTMVGVILVVALIFAVTANGVPMFWVAGSLFGVSLGSMWVATRTFIIELSPENKRGQFFGLFAFSGKLSAIVGPLLYGTITWALKDYGALASRIALASLLLLAGIGLWVHLKTRYETVQK; translated from the coding sequence ATGAGTAAGCTCGAAAAGAACATGCTCCCGTCTAAGAAAAAGTTCATTACGTTACCTGTTTATCTCACACTTCCAATTGTTTCATGGGCACTCTATGATTTTGCAAATACAATTTTCTCTTCCAATATTTCTACGATTTTTTTCCCTTTTTATCTAGAGGAAACGGTCGGTAGCAGTGAGGCGATGAAGCAGCTAGCGAGTACGTTCATTTCGTATGCCAATGCGTTAGCTAGCGTATTTTTAGTGATTTTCTCACCGCTATACGGGACGATGATTGACCGCACGAAGCGAAAGAAAAAGCCGCTTGTTTATTTTGCACTAGGATCGATTATTTGTACGTTCGGAATGGGAGTAGCAGCATATCAGAAGCAGTGGGATCATGCGACAACGTTACCGCTCTCGTTAATACTCGTCGTTATTTTGTTTGTGTTGGCGAAATTTTTCTTTCAATCAAGTCTCGTGTTCTATGACAGCATGATGCCAGATTTAGGTTCAAAGGAACAAATGCCTCTCATCTCAGGTTTTGGAGTAGCGATCGGGTATTTTGGCACGCTCGTAGGATTGAGCGTTTACTTCTTTGTCGGAGATCATGATTTTCACCGTGCGTTTATTCCGACGGCCATTTTATATCTTCTTTTTTCGTTGCCGATTATATTTTTGGTAAAGGAACCCCCTCAACATGTCGATGTAAAAGAGAAGCAATCTTTTTTTAGCGGTTATAAAGAGATTTATCAAACATTTCAAGAAATGCGCGCTTTTCGTTCTATTTTTTTATTTATGATTACGTATTTCTTTATTAACGATGCGATTGCTACTGCGATTGCGATGATGGCCGTCTATGCAAAAGCCGTTATAGGATTTACAACGAGTGGCTTTATTCTTTTGTATTTAATCTCAACGGTCGCAAGTATTATTGGGGCTTTTGTATTCGGGTATGTGGTCAAAAAATTCACTTCTCGACATGCGGTTACAATGGTTGGTGTCATTTTGGTAGTCGCCCTCATTTTCGCCGTTACCGCAAACGGTGTCCCGATGTTCTGGGTGGCAGGATCGTTATTTGGCGTTTCGTTAGGATCTATGTGGGTTGCTACGAGAACATTTATTATCGAGTTATCACCTGAAAATAAAAGAGGACAGTTCTTTGGTTTGTTTGCTTTTTCAGGAAAGCTGTCAGCGATTGTAGGTCCATTGCTATATGGAACCATCACATGGGCATTAAAAGACTACGGGGCGCTTGCAAGTCGAATTGCCTTAGCATCTCTACTGCTACTTGCAGGGATTGGATTGTGGGTGCATTTAAAGACGAGGTACGAAACCGTCCAAAAATAA